From Streptomyces yatensis, one genomic window encodes:
- a CDS encoding CoA transferase subunit A has product MADKTMTAEEAVGRIRSGMTVGIGGWGSRRKPMALVRALLRSEVTDLTVVSFGGPDVGLLAAAGKIRRLVTAFATLDSIPLEPHFRAARERGEIELTELDEAMMMWGLTAAVHRLPFLPVRAGLGSDVMTVNPSLRTVTSPYEDGEELVAVPALRLDVALVHLNRADAQGNGQYLGPDPYFDDLFCEAAAEAYLSCERIVATGEFATAGGPRTLLVKRHAVTGVIETPRGAHFTSCAPDYERDEAFQSAYAKAAADPEAWREFTERFLSGDEERYRAAVAAFGREGV; this is encoded by the coding sequence TTGGCCGACAAGACGATGACGGCCGAGGAGGCCGTCGGCCGGATCCGCAGCGGGATGACGGTCGGCATCGGCGGCTGGGGCTCACGGCGCAAGCCCATGGCCCTGGTCCGCGCGCTGCTGCGGTCGGAGGTCACCGATCTGACGGTGGTCTCCTTCGGCGGCCCCGACGTGGGGCTGCTGGCCGCCGCCGGGAAGATCCGCAGGCTGGTGACGGCGTTCGCGACCCTCGACTCGATCCCCCTGGAGCCGCACTTCCGGGCGGCCCGCGAGCGGGGGGAGATCGAACTGACCGAGCTGGACGAGGCGATGATGATGTGGGGGCTGACCGCCGCCGTGCACCGCCTGCCGTTCCTGCCCGTCCGGGCGGGCCTGGGCTCGGACGTCATGACGGTCAACCCCTCGCTGCGGACGGTCACTTCGCCGTACGAGGACGGGGAGGAGCTGGTGGCGGTGCCCGCGCTGCGGCTGGATGTGGCGCTGGTGCACCTCAACCGGGCGGACGCGCAGGGCAACGGGCAGTACCTCGGGCCCGATCCGTACTTCGACGACCTGTTCTGCGAGGCGGCGGCCGAGGCGTATCTCTCATGCGAACGCATCGTCGCCACCGGCGAGTTCGCCACCGCGGGCGGCCCGCGGACGCTGCTGGTCAAACGGCATGCGGTGACCGGTGTGATCGAGACCCCGCGGGGCGCGCACTTCACCTCCTGCGCCCCCGACTACGAGCGGGACGAGGCGTTCCAGAGCGCCTACGCCAAGGCGGCCGCCGATCCGGAGGCGTGGCGGGAGTTCACCGAGCGGTTTCTGTCCGGGGACGAGGAGCGGTACCGGGCCGCGGTGGCGGCGTTCGGGAGGGAGGGCGTATGA